One genomic segment of Actinoplanes ianthinogenes includes these proteins:
- a CDS encoding carboxylate-amine ligase, with product MEAAAEGTTTISPQLAARAERHDLLTLGIEEEYLLVDAVEPRGVETVEAVLDEVPEELRPGVQHEYLRSQIEVASPPQLELVGLYDAMVTLRTGLADAAERAGSRLLAVGCGPAAGPNTRLVDDPRYHRMRERFGDLSPGQGLCGTHVHVSIPDPETGVRVLNLLRPWLPTLQAAAANSPLFGGRDTGYASWRSMMWERWPTVGPTPYLRSHEHYLTLIADLEASGAMLDEGMLYWYARLSANYPTVEIRMGDVTPTLDDAILLAALARALVATLLHEVRSGTEGPEVSHPLLMAAHWRAAKDGLEGLGLDLATRETRPAWRLLRQLVDYVRPELERHGDLQMVTVLLDRLRSRGSGAARQRALLAKGTPVAGVVDWLARTTRGEM from the coding sequence ATGGAAGCCGCTGCCGAAGGCACGACGACGATCTCGCCCCAGCTCGCCGCCCGCGCCGAGCGGCACGACCTGCTCACGCTAGGGATCGAGGAAGAGTATCTGCTGGTCGACGCGGTCGAACCACGTGGTGTGGAGACGGTCGAGGCGGTGCTCGACGAGGTGCCCGAGGAGCTGCGGCCCGGGGTGCAGCACGAGTACCTGCGCAGCCAGATCGAGGTGGCCAGTCCCCCGCAACTGGAGCTGGTCGGCCTCTACGACGCGATGGTGACCTTGCGCACCGGGCTGGCCGACGCGGCCGAGCGGGCCGGATCCCGGCTGCTCGCGGTGGGCTGCGGACCGGCCGCCGGGCCGAACACCCGGCTGGTCGACGACCCGCGGTACCACCGGATGCGGGAGCGGTTCGGCGACCTCTCCCCCGGTCAGGGGCTGTGCGGCACGCACGTGCACGTCAGCATCCCGGACCCGGAGACCGGTGTGCGGGTGCTGAACCTGCTCCGGCCGTGGCTGCCCACCCTCCAGGCGGCGGCCGCCAACTCGCCGCTGTTCGGCGGGCGGGACACCGGGTACGCCAGCTGGCGCTCGATGATGTGGGAGCGCTGGCCGACGGTGGGCCCGACCCCGTATCTCCGGTCGCACGAGCACTACCTGACGCTGATCGCGGACCTCGAGGCGAGCGGCGCGATGCTCGACGAGGGCATGCTGTACTGGTACGCCCGGCTGTCCGCGAACTACCCGACCGTGGAGATCCGGATGGGCGACGTGACGCCCACCCTGGACGACGCCATCCTGCTCGCCGCGCTGGCCCGGGCCCTGGTCGCGACGCTGCTGCACGAGGTGCGCTCCGGGACCGAGGGGCCGGAGGTGTCGCACCCGCTGCTGATGGCCGCGCACTGGCGGGCGGCGAAGGACGGCCTGGAGGGGCTCGGGCTGGACCTCGCCACCCGGGAGACGCGGCCGGCCTGGCGGTTGCTGCGGCAGCTGGTCGACTACGTGCGCCCGGAGCTGGAGCGGCACGGCGACCTGCAGATGGTGACCGTCCTGCTCGACCGGCTGCGCTCGCGGGGTTCCGGCGCGGCCCGGCAACGGGCGCTGCTGGCGAAGGGAACGCCGGTCGCCGGGGTGGTCGACTGGCTCGCCCGGACAACTCGTGGCGAGATGTGA
- a CDS encoding polysaccharide deacetylase family protein has product MPPYTSPHLTSSGDAAATGGRHRRPDSGPEQVAPRAAFLEPSLRSAVDPAAKPRTRSARHRAGGDTGSWSTVRPRDEAQPPAHSRRSRAKRPVVGSHRAPNTLPLETWLEAAKNRPTTVLGTLVVAGLLITAVPLSQPSKSDPAALTAAAQAAASAQAAQRDKAAQAGGRQKSGGGTPQQGQPAGGGPATPTPQATVTGKPAEDKPVRPVPAGAGPGKSLLTTGGQQVALTFDDGPDPEQTPKILEMLAKYQVKATFCLVGSQARRHPELVREIVAAGHTLCNHTFDHDLSIGKKTAAQIRADLAKTNKAINDAAPGAPIPFFRAPGGNFSDKLVKVAYADGMSSLYWAVDPRDWEHLEGESDAAHIKRVIATVKKQTAPGSIILSHDFNQPDTVAAYQELLPWLVENFQLGVPSGTGETPLTPATTAPTPATPTPSADTTTAPAAEPTPTTTATATPAATS; this is encoded by the coding sequence ATGCCGCCGTACACCTCGCCGCACCTGACGAGCTCCGGCGACGCAGCCGCGACGGGTGGGCGGCACCGTCGGCCGGATTCCGGGCCGGAGCAGGTCGCGCCCCGTGCCGCGTTCCTGGAGCCGTCCCTTCGCTCTGCGGTGGACCCCGCCGCCAAGCCGCGGACCCGGTCCGCCCGGCACCGCGCGGGTGGCGACACCGGATCGTGGAGCACCGTCCGCCCCCGGGACGAGGCGCAGCCGCCGGCCCACTCCCGGCGGTCCCGTGCCAAGCGCCCGGTCGTCGGCAGCCACCGCGCGCCGAACACGCTGCCGCTCGAGACCTGGCTGGAAGCGGCCAAGAACCGGCCGACCACCGTGCTCGGCACCCTGGTGGTGGCCGGCCTGCTGATCACCGCGGTGCCGCTGTCCCAGCCGAGCAAGAGCGACCCGGCCGCGCTGACCGCGGCCGCGCAGGCGGCGGCCTCGGCCCAGGCGGCGCAGCGCGACAAGGCGGCCCAGGCGGGCGGCCGGCAGAAGAGCGGCGGCGGCACGCCGCAGCAGGGCCAGCCGGCCGGCGGTGGCCCGGCCACGCCGACGCCGCAGGCGACCGTCACCGGGAAACCCGCCGAGGACAAGCCGGTGCGTCCCGTGCCGGCCGGCGCCGGACCCGGCAAGTCGCTGCTCACCACCGGCGGGCAGCAGGTGGCGCTGACCTTCGACGACGGGCCGGACCCGGAGCAGACCCCGAAGATTCTGGAGATGCTCGCGAAATACCAGGTCAAGGCGACGTTCTGCCTGGTCGGCTCGCAGGCGCGCCGGCACCCCGAGCTGGTCCGGGAGATCGTGGCGGCCGGGCACACCCTGTGCAACCACACCTTCGACCACGACCTGTCGATCGGGAAGAAGACCGCCGCGCAGATCCGGGCCGACCTGGCGAAGACGAACAAGGCGATCAACGACGCGGCGCCGGGTGCGCCCATCCCGTTCTTCCGGGCGCCGGGCGGCAACTTCAGCGACAAACTGGTGAAGGTGGCGTACGCCGACGGGATGTCCTCGCTCTACTGGGCGGTCGACCCGCGGGACTGGGAGCACCTCGAGGGCGAGAGCGACGCCGCGCACATCAAGCGGGTGATCGCCACCGTGAAGAAGCAGACCGCGCCGGGCTCGATCATCCTGTCCCACGACTTCAACCAGCCGGACACCGTCGCGGCCTACCAGGAACTGCTGCCCTGGCTGGTGGAGAACTTCCAGCTGGGCGTGCCGTCCGGCACCGGCGAGACCCCGCTCACCCCGGCGACCACCGCGCCGACCCCGGCGACGCCGACGCCGTCGGCCGACACGACCACCGCCCCCGCGGCGGAGCCGACCCCGACGACCACCGCGACGGCGACCCCGGCCGCTACCTCCTAG
- a CDS encoding Fpg/Nei family DNA glycosylase: MPEGHTIHRLATRHRELFAGHPVAVSSPQGRFASGAALLDGRVLHDTEAYGKHLLHHYEGDRTLHVHLGLYGKFTEGEPPLPEPVGQIRMRVAGPGHWLDLRGPTACEVLDPPAVDALRARLGADPLRDDAEPDRAYRKIRSSTKPLFALLLDQSIVAGCGLIYANEVLFRAGLSPLTPGTATGRELWTALWDDLRALMKEGVARGRIDTVHTRHTPEAMRRAPRVDRHGGEVYVYRRTGQPCLVCGTPVAIGPLAGRNLYWCPTCQEPRR; encoded by the coding sequence GTGCCGGAGGGACATACCATTCACCGCCTCGCCACCCGCCACCGCGAGCTGTTCGCCGGGCACCCGGTGGCCGTCTCCAGCCCGCAGGGCCGGTTCGCGAGCGGCGCCGCGCTGCTCGACGGCCGGGTGCTGCACGACACCGAGGCGTATGGCAAGCACCTGCTGCACCACTACGAGGGCGATCGCACCCTGCACGTGCACCTGGGGCTCTACGGCAAGTTCACCGAGGGGGAGCCGCCGCTGCCCGAGCCGGTCGGCCAGATCCGGATGCGGGTGGCCGGGCCCGGCCACTGGCTCGACCTGCGCGGCCCGACCGCCTGTGAGGTGCTCGACCCGCCCGCGGTGGACGCGTTGCGCGCCCGGCTCGGCGCCGACCCGCTGCGCGACGACGCCGAGCCGGACCGGGCGTACCGAAAGATCCGGTCCAGCACCAAGCCGCTCTTCGCGCTGCTGCTGGACCAGTCCATCGTGGCCGGCTGCGGCCTGATCTATGCGAACGAGGTGCTGTTCCGGGCCGGGCTCTCGCCGCTCACCCCGGGCACCGCGACCGGCCGGGAGCTCTGGACGGCCCTCTGGGACGACCTGCGCGCCCTGATGAAAGAGGGCGTGGCCCGCGGCCGGATCGACACCGTGCACACCCGGCACACCCCCGAGGCGATGCGCCGGGCGCCGCGCGTCGACCGGCACGGCGGCGAGGTCTACGTCTACCGCCGCACCGGCCAGCCCTGCCTGGTCTGCGGCACCCCGGTGGCCATCGGCCCGCTGGCGGGCCGCAACCTCTACTGGTGCCCGACCTGCCAGGAGCCTAGGAGGTAG
- a CDS encoding ATP-dependent Clp protease proteolytic subunit has product MSVDTTMRGGGASFDDQVFERLLRERIIFLGSEVNDEVTNRICAQMLLLASEDAERDIALYINSPGGSISAGMAVYDTMQYIKNDVATIAMGMAASMGQFLLCAGTPGKRYALPHARVMMHQLSGGIGGTAADIAIQAESMLHIKSVMNDRIAFHTGHTPEEIERDSDRDRWFTAQQAKEYGIVDHVISKASDVNAVSSLV; this is encoded by the coding sequence ATGAGTGTTGACACGACCATGCGCGGTGGCGGCGCGTCCTTCGACGACCAGGTCTTCGAGCGTCTGCTCCGCGAGCGGATCATCTTCCTCGGCAGCGAGGTCAACGACGAGGTGACCAACCGGATCTGCGCGCAGATGCTGCTGCTCGCCTCCGAGGACGCCGAGCGGGACATCGCGCTGTACATCAACTCGCCCGGCGGCTCGATCAGCGCCGGGATGGCGGTGTACGACACCATGCAGTACATCAAGAACGACGTGGCCACCATCGCGATGGGCATGGCCGCCTCGATGGGCCAGTTCCTGCTCTGCGCCGGCACCCCCGGCAAGCGGTACGCGCTGCCCCACGCCCGGGTGATGATGCACCAGCTGTCCGGCGGCATCGGCGGCACCGCGGCCGACATCGCCATCCAGGCCGAGAGCATGCTGCACATCAAGTCGGTGATGAACGATCGGATCGCCTTCCACACCGGGCACACCCCGGAGGAGATCGAGCGCGACTCCGACCGGGACCGCTGGTTCACCGCCCAGCAGGCCAAGGAGTACGGCATCGTCGACCACGTGATCAGCAAGGCCTCCGACGTGAACGCGGTCTCCTCGCTGGTCTGA
- the ddaH gene encoding dimethylargininase, with the protein MTAKRYLMCRPTHFAVTYRINPWMDPTAPYDNALAVRQWETLRQAFLDLGHTVDLVEPLPGLPDMVFAANGGTIIDGRALGVQFRDAERADEAPAYAAWFRENGFEVTMPKHDNEGEGDILLAGGLLLAGTGFRTAHASHAETQEFLRRPVITLQLVDPAYYHLDTALCVLDERNIAYLPSAFSPGSQAVLRQLFPDAIIATPEDAEVLGLNAVSDGRNVVLPVQATHLTEELRKAGYHPIGVDVSELRKAGGGPKCCTLEVRS; encoded by the coding sequence ATGACCGCCAAGCGCTATCTGATGTGCCGGCCCACCCACTTCGCCGTCACCTACCGGATCAACCCGTGGATGGATCCCACCGCGCCGTATGACAACGCGCTGGCCGTCCGCCAGTGGGAGACGCTGCGCCAGGCATTCCTCGACCTCGGTCACACCGTCGACCTGGTCGAGCCGCTGCCCGGCCTGCCGGACATGGTCTTCGCCGCGAACGGCGGGACGATCATCGACGGGCGCGCGCTGGGCGTGCAGTTCCGCGACGCCGAGCGGGCCGACGAGGCTCCGGCGTACGCTGCCTGGTTCCGGGAGAACGGCTTCGAGGTGACGATGCCGAAGCACGACAACGAGGGCGAGGGCGACATCCTGCTGGCCGGCGGGCTGCTGCTGGCCGGGACCGGGTTCCGGACCGCGCACGCGTCGCACGCCGAGACCCAGGAGTTCCTGCGCCGCCCGGTGATCACTCTCCAGCTGGTCGACCCGGCGTACTACCACTTGGACACCGCGCTCTGCGTGCTGGACGAGCGGAACATCGCGTACCTGCCGTCGGCGTTCTCCCCCGGTTCGCAGGCCGTGCTCCGGCAGCTCTTCCCGGACGCGATCATCGCGACGCCGGAGGACGCCGAGGTGCTCGGCCTCAACGCGGTCAGCGACGGCCGTAACGTGGTTCTGCCGGTGCAGGCCACGCACCTGACCGAGGAGCTGCGCAAGGCCGGCTACCACCCGATCGGGGTCGACGTCTCCGAGCTGCGCAAGGCCGGCGGCGGACCCAAGTGCTGCACGTTGGAGGTGCGCTCGTGA
- the rocD gene encoding ornithine--oxo-acid transaminase, producing the protein MTTVEFRTPEALADAERWTAHNYHPLPVVVAEAEGAWVTDVDGRRYLDMLAGYSALNFGHRHPGLIGAAHAQLDRLTLTSRAFVHDQFATFCKGLAELCGKDLVLPMNTGAEAVETAIKVARKWGYQVKGVPDGQAEIIVADGNFHGRTTTIVSFSTDPEARADFGPYTPGFVVVPYGDAAALAAAITPNTVAVLLEPIQGEGGVLIPPAGYFAAVREACTENNVLLVADEIQSGLGRTGKTFAIEHEGVVPDMYVLGKALGGGIVPVSAVAANRDVLGVLKPGEHGSTFGGNALACAVGAAVVDLLRTGEFQERSARLGERLEAGLSALIGKGLAGVRCRGLWAGVDIDPALMTGRQACERLAARGVLAKDTHGSTIRLAPPLVITEADLDHAVAQLAAVLAA; encoded by the coding sequence GTGACGACTGTTGAATTTCGTACGCCGGAGGCTCTCGCCGACGCCGAGCGCTGGACCGCGCACAACTACCACCCGCTGCCGGTCGTCGTCGCCGAGGCCGAGGGCGCCTGGGTCACCGACGTCGACGGCCGCCGCTACCTGGACATGCTCGCCGGATACTCGGCGCTGAACTTCGGGCACCGGCACCCCGGCCTGATCGGCGCGGCACACGCCCAGCTCGACCGGCTCACGCTGACCAGCCGCGCGTTCGTGCACGACCAGTTCGCCACGTTCTGCAAGGGCCTGGCCGAGCTGTGCGGCAAGGACCTGGTGCTGCCGATGAACACCGGCGCCGAGGCGGTGGAGACCGCCATCAAGGTGGCCCGCAAGTGGGGTTACCAGGTCAAGGGCGTGCCGGACGGGCAGGCCGAGATCATCGTGGCGGACGGCAACTTCCACGGCCGGACCACCACCATCGTCAGCTTCTCCACCGACCCGGAGGCGCGGGCCGACTTCGGGCCGTACACGCCGGGCTTCGTGGTGGTGCCCTACGGCGACGCGGCGGCGCTGGCCGCGGCGATCACGCCGAACACGGTCGCGGTGCTGCTGGAGCCGATCCAGGGCGAGGGCGGCGTGCTGATCCCGCCGGCCGGGTACTTCGCCGCGGTCCGCGAGGCCTGCACGGAGAACAACGTGCTGCTGGTGGCCGACGAGATCCAGTCCGGCCTGGGCCGGACCGGCAAGACCTTCGCGATCGAGCACGAGGGCGTCGTCCCGGACATGTACGTGCTGGGCAAGGCGCTCGGCGGCGGCATCGTCCCGGTCTCCGCGGTCGCCGCGAACCGCGACGTGCTCGGCGTGCTGAAGCCGGGCGAGCACGGCTCCACCTTCGGCGGCAACGCCCTGGCCTGCGCCGTCGGCGCCGCGGTCGTCGACCTGCTGCGCACCGGCGAGTTCCAGGAGCGGTCCGCGCGCCTCGGCGAGCGGCTGGAGGCGGGCCTGTCCGCGCTGATCGGCAAAGGCCTGGCCGGGGTCCGCTGCCGCGGCCTGTGGGCCGGCGTCGACATCGACCCGGCGCTGATGACCGGCCGCCAGGCGTGCGAACGGCTGGCCGCACGCGGCGTCCTGGCCAAGGACACCCACGGCTCGACGATCCGCCTCGCCCCGCCGCTGGTGATCACCGAGGCCGACCTGGACCACGCGGTCGCCCAGCTCGCCGCCGTCCTCGCCGCCTGA
- a CDS encoding FHA domain-containing protein, translating into MRFEVSKVLDAIEARLTTDPALARAVVDLSEVVRYADLDGGRPASLVRLGLLVDALGRYVAEENVPVYVIAPRGLLSDTDLTSNERMVVRRWADDGKVEVVPQMEDRVLEVAEMLGLPVLTRDREDRFRAGRPWVAEPGRLLALVSQQGGPTLVARVGRGEAVPPTPRSPLGERLLARIWKCPDFNCTTFGTGGDSDSPFADMRTFTSPVAQPPPALRAGVPTCPRHGERLKDAGPRPATEVLSVRIDGVIRQRFTVSEDQPVVVGRAPEGGGGVMLGQWLTQDARKWISRGHVRFALRAGEITAKDISTNGTGVRPGGSPDDDQRITLHRDESRVLAPDDIVELYANVHVGRAKLWSNGGVVQPQSVMAEAPTMAIRPVGR; encoded by the coding sequence GTGAGATTCGAGGTCAGCAAGGTCCTCGACGCCATCGAGGCCCGGCTCACCACCGACCCGGCGCTGGCCCGGGCCGTGGTCGATCTGTCGGAGGTGGTGCGATACGCCGACCTCGACGGTGGTCGCCCGGCCAGCCTGGTCCGGCTCGGTCTGTTGGTCGACGCCCTCGGCCGCTACGTCGCCGAGGAGAACGTGCCGGTCTACGTGATCGCCCCGCGCGGTCTGCTCTCCGACACCGACCTCACCTCGAACGAGCGGATGGTCGTCCGCCGTTGGGCCGACGACGGCAAGGTCGAGGTCGTGCCGCAGATGGAGGACCGGGTGCTGGAGGTGGCCGAGATGCTCGGCCTGCCGGTGCTCACCCGCGACCGCGAGGACCGGTTCCGCGCCGGCCGCCCGTGGGTGGCCGAGCCCGGCCGGCTGCTCGCCCTGGTGTCCCAGCAGGGCGGCCCGACGCTGGTGGCCCGGGTCGGCCGGGGCGAGGCGGTTCCGCCGACCCCGCGTTCGCCGCTCGGTGAGCGGCTGCTCGCCCGGATCTGGAAGTGCCCCGACTTCAACTGCACCACGTTCGGCACCGGCGGCGACTCGGACAGCCCGTTCGCCGACATGCGCACGTTCACCAGCCCGGTCGCCCAGCCGCCGCCCGCCCTGCGCGCCGGCGTGCCGACCTGCCCCCGGCACGGCGAGCGGCTCAAGGACGCCGGCCCGCGCCCGGCCACCGAGGTCCTCTCGGTGCGCATCGACGGCGTCATCCGCCAGCGGTTCACCGTCTCGGAGGACCAGCCGGTGGTGGTCGGCCGGGCCCCCGAGGGCGGCGGCGGGGTGATGCTCGGCCAGTGGCTCACCCAGGACGCTCGCAAGTGGATCAGCCGCGGCCACGTCCGCTTCGCGCTGCGCGCCGGCGAGATCACCGCGAAGGACATCAGCACCAACGGCACCGGTGTCCGCCCGGGCGGCTCACCCGACGACGACCAGCGGATCACCCTGCACCGCGACGAGAGCCGCGTGCTGGCGCCGGACGACATCGTCGAGCTCTACGCCAACGTGCACGTGGGCCGCGCCAAGCTCTGGTCCAACGGCGGCGTCGTCCAGCCGCAGTCGGTGATGGCCGAGGCGCCCACCATGGCGATTCGACCCGTCGGCCGCTGA
- a CDS encoding 1-acyl-sn-glycerol-3-phosphate acyltransferase, producing MGLPPVWARRLVIAPAVVLLAVTLLTTLPIWLLFALAVSPLVPGRLRVPRLVFLLIVYVVWDAAALIVLGVLWLASGCGRWIRGPVFQRAHYVVTGWFLRTLFWFARWSLHLAIDVVGTDPDTAQPGRPEIVVSRHAGPGDSFTLIHALVNWFAREPRIVLKAALQWDPAVDVLLNRLPNRFISPGRTTTATLEEQIGDLATGLDENDAFVIFPEGGNFTPRRKLTAIARLRASGLEEMAVKAENLRNLLPPKPGGLLAAIDAAPDAGVIFVAHTGLDRMITVGDVWRELPMDKRLVMRFWSVPPEEVPVGEQERIDWLYAWWARIDGWIEENKPAPRPLWIDRS from the coding sequence ATGGGATTGCCGCCGGTCTGGGCCCGCCGTCTCGTGATCGCCCCGGCCGTCGTGCTGCTCGCCGTGACGTTGCTCACCACCCTGCCGATCTGGCTGCTCTTCGCGCTGGCGGTGTCCCCGCTGGTCCCGGGCCGGCTGCGGGTGCCCCGGCTGGTCTTCCTGCTGATCGTCTACGTGGTTTGGGACGCCGCCGCGCTGATCGTGCTGGGCGTTCTCTGGCTGGCGTCCGGCTGTGGCCGGTGGATCCGCGGCCCGGTCTTCCAGCGCGCGCACTACGTGGTGACCGGCTGGTTCCTGCGCACCCTGTTCTGGTTCGCCCGGTGGTCGCTGCACCTGGCGATCGACGTGGTCGGCACCGACCCGGACACCGCGCAGCCGGGCCGGCCGGAGATCGTGGTGAGCCGGCACGCGGGGCCCGGCGACTCGTTCACCCTCATCCACGCGCTGGTCAATTGGTTCGCCCGGGAGCCGCGGATCGTGCTGAAGGCCGCGCTCCAGTGGGACCCGGCCGTCGACGTGCTGCTCAACCGCCTGCCGAACAGGTTCATCTCGCCGGGCCGGACCACCACGGCGACGCTGGAGGAGCAGATCGGCGACCTGGCCACCGGCCTGGACGAGAACGACGCCTTCGTGATCTTCCCGGAGGGCGGCAACTTCACCCCGCGCCGCAAGCTCACCGCGATCGCCCGGCTGCGGGCCAGCGGCCTGGAGGAGATGGCGGTCAAGGCGGAGAACCTGCGTAACCTGCTGCCGCCGAAACCCGGCGGCCTGCTCGCCGCGATCGACGCGGCCCCGGACGCCGGGGTGATCTTCGTGGCGCACACCGGGCTGGACCGGATGATCACGGTCGGCGACGTGTGGCGCGAGCTGCCGATGGACAAGCGGCTGGTGATGAGGTTCTGGAGTGTCCCGCCGGAGGAGGTGCCGGTCGGCGAGCAGGAGCGGATCGACTGGCTCTATGCCTGGTGGGCGCGGATCGACGGCTGGATCGAGGAGAACAAGCCGGCGCCGCGCCCACTGTGGATCGACCGCTCCTAG
- a CDS encoding patatin-like phospholipase family protein, whose product MVDGPVAFVLGGGGVLGAVEVGMLRALFRAGFRPDVVVGTSIGAVNGALVCAEPGEAVTDRLVRLWASPEAAAVYGDSIGRQLRRFAARTHLHSPLPLRRLLEGELGEHATFADLRVPFHCCAASIERAAEHWFDSGPLVDAVLASSAVPGLLPPMEIGGEHFVDGGIVNSIPISEAVRLGAKLIFVLQVGRVERQLSVPRRPWEVAQVAFEIARRHRFARDMSSLPDGVRVHVLPSGGGESGDDSPWAYRDMALVGRRISRAYTASRRYLTANVHPLPEPGGR is encoded by the coding sequence ATGGTCGACGGTCCGGTGGCGTTCGTGCTCGGCGGCGGTGGAGTGCTCGGGGCGGTCGAGGTGGGAATGCTCCGCGCCCTGTTCCGGGCCGGTTTCCGCCCCGACGTGGTGGTCGGCACGTCGATCGGCGCGGTCAACGGCGCCCTGGTCTGCGCCGAGCCGGGCGAGGCGGTCACCGACCGGCTGGTCCGGCTCTGGGCGTCCCCGGAGGCGGCGGCCGTCTACGGCGACTCGATCGGCCGGCAGCTGCGCCGGTTCGCGGCCCGCACCCACCTGCACTCGCCGCTCCCGCTGCGCCGGCTGCTGGAGGGTGAGCTGGGCGAGCACGCCACGTTCGCCGACCTGAGGGTGCCGTTCCACTGCTGCGCGGCCAGCATCGAGCGGGCCGCCGAGCACTGGTTCGACAGCGGGCCGCTGGTCGACGCGGTGCTCGCCTCGTCGGCGGTGCCCGGCCTGCTGCCGCCGATGGAGATCGGCGGGGAACACTTCGTTGACGGCGGGATCGTAAACTCGATCCCGATCAGTGAAGCGGTCCGGCTCGGCGCGAAACTCATCTTCGTGCTCCAGGTGGGCCGGGTGGAGCGGCAGCTCAGTGTGCCCAGACGGCCGTGGGAGGTGGCACAGGTGGCGTTCGAGATCGCCCGTCGCCATCGGTTCGCGCGGGACATGTCCTCGCTGCCCGACGGCGTCCGGGTGCACGTGCTGCCCAGCGGCGGCGGCGAGAGCGGTGACGACTCGCCCTGGGCCTATCGGGACATGGCCCTGGTCGGCCGCCGGATCAGCCGGGCCTACACCGCCTCCCGGCGCTATCTGACCGCCAATGTGCATCCGCTGCCGGAGCCGGGCGGCCGCTGA
- a CDS encoding MerR family transcriptional regulator codes for MLLIGELAELAGTSPRTLRYYEEHGLVRATRDANGYRQYEDGELRVVHEIRTLLASGFGLDDIRPFVACLRAGNSAGHVCPDSVAVLRRKIAEVDDYLGQLTAVRERLHDQLSQALEHRETRCRTTP; via the coding sequence ATGCTGCTGATCGGAGAGCTGGCGGAGCTGGCCGGGACGAGTCCCCGCACGCTGCGCTACTACGAGGAGCACGGGCTGGTCCGGGCCACCCGGGACGCGAACGGGTACCGGCAGTACGAGGACGGCGAGCTGCGCGTGGTGCACGAGATCCGCACCCTGCTGGCCTCCGGCTTCGGCCTGGACGACATCCGGCCCTTCGTCGCCTGTCTGCGCGCCGGCAACAGCGCCGGTCACGTCTGCCCGGACTCGGTGGCGGTGCTCCGCCGCAAGATCGCCGAGGTGGACGACTACCTCGGCCAGCTCACCGCGGTCCGGGAGCGGCTGCACGACCAACTGAGCCAGGCCCTCGAGCACCGGGAGACGCGATGCCGGACGACGCCCTGA
- a CDS encoding thioredoxin family protein translates to MPDDALITITDATFDELVRRATLPVVVDFWAQWCPPCGPMSRLLAELAPEFAGRLVIGTLDADENPVATRAYQVMAMPTLLFFRDGVVTRSIVGARPKSMLRAALAGALTPYANV, encoded by the coding sequence ATGCCGGACGACGCCCTGATCACCATCACCGACGCCACCTTCGACGAGCTGGTCCGCCGGGCCACGCTGCCGGTGGTCGTCGACTTCTGGGCGCAGTGGTGCCCGCCGTGCGGCCCGATGTCACGGCTGCTGGCCGAGCTGGCGCCGGAGTTCGCCGGGCGGCTGGTGATCGGCACGCTGGACGCCGACGAGAACCCGGTGGCGACGCGCGCCTACCAGGTGATGGCCATGCCGACCCTGCTGTTCTTCCGGGACGGCGTGGTCACCCGGTCGATCGTCGGCGCACGGCCGAAGTCGATGTTGCGCGCGGCGCTGGCCGGGGCGCTCACGCCGTACGCGAATGTCTGA